One window from the genome of Eucalyptus grandis isolate ANBG69807.140 chromosome 7, ASM1654582v1, whole genome shotgun sequence encodes:
- the LOC104453840 gene encoding cell wall integrity and stress response component 1-like: MESQKIIRLLALIFSLLMIEKSMATRILFVNYSPPPPDGDHGKSRVNGSTPVQDKHWSGDGSGQGTVLVPPPSTKATLSQDGTPNSSAKAAVDAPTNAKVNVSTAASPTSATSSAHVTSSGNTSSTKVTSGSTVSTSGHRSVSASSTSSSTVTKYP; encoded by the exons ATGGAAAGCCAGAAAATCATTCGTCTTCTCGcgcttattttctctcttctcatgATTGAAAAATCGATGGCAACCCGAATTCTGTTCGTGAAttattctcctcctcctccag ACGGTGACCACGGTAAGAGCCGCGTGAACGGGAGCACGCCAGTTCAGGATAAACACTGGAGCGGTGACGGTTCAGGCCAGGGGACGGTCCTGGTGCCTCCGCCTTCGACAAAGGCCACGCTCTCGCAAGACGGCACGCCGAACTCGTCTGCGAAAGCCGCAGTGGACGCCCCGACCAATGCTAAAGTCAATGTCTCGACCGCCGCCTCTCCTACAAGCGCCACTTCGAGTGCGCATGTCACCAGCAGCGGCAACACGTCAAGCACCAAAGTCACTAGCGGAAGCACCGTCTCAACATCCGGCCACAGGAGCGTCAGTGCAAgcagcaccagcagcagcacTGTTACTAAATATCCTTGA
- the LOC104453838 gene encoding putative protein TPRXL, producing the protein MESQKIIRLLALIFSLLMIEKSMATRILFMNYSPPPPDGDHSWIGANGSPPVQDKHWSGDGSGQGTVLVPPPSTKTTLSEDSTPNSSAKAVVVAPTNAKVDVSTAASPTSAASSAHVTSSSNTSSTKATGGGTVSTSSYKSVSASSSSRSTFTKYP; encoded by the exons ATGGAAAGCCAGAAAATCATTCGTCTTCTCGcgcttattttctctcttctcatgATTGAAAAATCGATGGCAACCCGAATTCTGTTCATGAAttattctcctcctcctccag ACGGTGACCACAGCTGGATCGGCGCGAACGGGAGCCCGCCGGTTCAGGATAAACACTGGAGCGGCGACGGTTCTGGCCAGGGGACGGTCCTGGTGCCTCCACCTTCGACGAAGACCACGCTCTCTGAAGACAGCACGCCGAACTCGTCCGCGAAAGCCGTAGTGGTCGCCCCAACCAATGCTAAAGTCGATGTCTCGACCGCCGCCTCTCCTACAAGCGCCGCTTCGAGCGCGCACGTCACCAGCAGCAGCAACACGTCAAGCACCAAAGCCACTGGCGGGGGCACCGTCTCAACATCCAGCTACAAGAGCGTCAGtgcaagcagcagcagcagaagcaCTTTTACTAAATACCCTTGA
- the LOC108961000 gene encoding aspartyl protease family protein At5g10770 gives MVNHEVHDKYVVEMKPLRAATTCKGQAKGRGLTLAHRQGPCSPLAANRQSRDSKLIFLRDQSRVNSMNIPGQSRALPNGDYGEHAQMPIHRGSPGTSEFVVTVGVGTPKIDLPLIFDTGSDVTWTKCKPCPSCSGQQGPLFEPSDSTTFSRPACTSSECTYSIDYADGSHSNGYYVQDLLTLTPEYQFKDFIFGCSQSYSDDFGTTAGVLGLGQGDTTLISRIESEFSNIFCYCIPGSESSSGYLLFGLEALSNCQTDNITPLIIDDRNPSYYFVNLLGITLGNQKFSLSSESSPPRTIIDSGTTFTRLPPSIYKAVHAEFVKYMSAYPVADRLSTLDTCYDLRGQENVKLPKMILQFENTDVTLDPSAVVWRENDDAQVCLAFVPNPPNSERQDLVIIGNVQQRNLNILFNVQDKEFHFGRGACGN, from the exons ATGGTAAATCATGAAGTGcatgataagtatgttgtcgAAATGAAGCCGCTGAGGGCAGCAACTACTTGCAAAG GTCAAGCAAAGGGACGTGGGTTGACATTGGCACATAGGCAGGGACCCTGTTCGCCGCTTGCTGCGAACCGTCAATCTCGCGATTCCAAGCTCATTTTTCTCCGAGACCAATCACGGGTCAATTCCATGAACATCCCAGGACAATCTCGCGCATTGCCCAATGGGGATTACGGTGAGCATGCCCAAATGCCGATCCACCGTGGCTCTCCCGGAACGAGCGAGTTTGTGGTCACAGTTGGCGTCGGGACCCCGAAAATCGACCTGCCCCTAATCTTTGACACGGGCAGTGACGTTACATGGACCAAATGCAAACCTTGTCCTAGTTGCTCTGGTCAGCAAGGCCCATTGTTTGAGCCATCCGACTCTACCACATTCTCAAGGCCAGCATGCACATCATCAGAATGCACCTACTCGATTGACTATGCAGATGGATCACATTCCAATGGCTACTACGTCCAAGATCTGCTCACCCTCACTCCAGAGTACCAGTTCAAGGACTTCATCTTCGGTTGCAGCCAAAGTTATAGCGACGATTTCGGCACCACGGCCGGTGTATTAGGCCTAGGGCAAGGAGACACGACCTTAATCTCCCGCATAGAATCAGAATTTTCCAATATCTTCTGCTACTGCATCCCTGGCAGCGAGAGCTCATCCGGGTACTTACTTTTTGGGCTTGAAGCCCTTAGTAATTGCCAAACAGACAATATCACACCTCTCATAATCGACGATCGTAACCCATCTTATTATTTTGTCAACCTCCTTGGTATTACCCTTGGCAATCAGAAATTTAGCCTCTCTTCAGAGTCTTCACCTCCTAGGACCATCATAGACTCGGGGACTACCTTCACTCGGTTGCCGCCCTCGATTTATAAGGCTGTTCACGCAGAATTCGTCAAGTACATGTCGGCCTACCCCGTTGCAGATCGTCTGTCGACACTGGACACGTGCTATGATCTTCGGGGTCAGGAGAATGTGAAGTTGCCGAAGATGATCCTACAATTTGAGAATACTGATGTTACGTTGGACCCGTCTGCCGTAGTTTGGCGAGAGAACGATGATGCGCAAGTTTGCTTGGCCTTCGTGCCAAACCCGCCGAACTCGGAAAGGCAAGACTTGGTCATTATTGGCAACGTGCAGCAGCGGAACCTGAACATACTTTTCAACGTTCAAGATAAAGAGTTTCATTTTGGGAGAGGTGCTTGTGGCAATTGA
- the LOC104453841 gene encoding aspartyl protease family protein At5g10770 translates to MVNHEEHDKYVVEMKPLRAATTCKDQAKGLGLTLAHRQGVCSPIAANRQSRNSKLIFLRDQSRVNSMNVLGQSGALPAEDHGEHAQMPIRRSSPGMGEFVVTIGIGTPKVDLPLIFDTGSEVTWTKCGQQGPLFDPHESKTFSWPRCSASKCNYSINYADGSYSNGEYVQDLLTLTPEYQFEDFLFGCSQSYSDDFGATAGVLGLGQGDNTLISRIEQNFSTIFCYCIPGSESSSGYLLFGFNALTNCQTDNITPLIIDQYNPSYYFVNLVGIALGNQTFSLSSESPPPRTIIDSGTTFTRLPPSIYEAVRAEFVKYMSTTYSVAKPLSTLDTCYDLRGQENVKLPKMILQFENTDITLDSSAVVWRENDDAQVCLAFKPNPPNSERQDLVIIGYVQQQNLNILFNIQEKKLHFGTGRCGN, encoded by the exons ATGGTAAATCATGAAGAGCATGATAAGTATGTTGTGGAAATGAAGCCGCTGAGGGCAGCAACTACTTGCAAAG ATCAAGCAAAGGGCCTCGGATTGACATTGGCACACAGGCAGGGAGTTTGTTCGCCGATTGCCGCGAACCGTCAATCCCGCAATTCCAAGCTCATTTTTCTCCGAGACCAATCGCGGGTCAATTCCATGAATGTCCTAGGACAATCTGGGGCACTGCCTGCTGAGGATCATGGCGAGCATGCCCAGATGCCAATCCGCCGCAGCTCTCCTGGAATGGGCGAGTTTGTGGTCACAATCGGCATCGGGACCCCAAAAGTCGACCTGCCTCTAATCTTCGACACGGGCAGTGAAGTTACATGGACCAAATGTGGTCAGCAAGGTCCATTGTTTGATCCACATGAGTCTAAGACATTTTCGTGGCCACGATGCTCTGCATCGAAATGCAACTACTCGATCAACTATGCAGATGGATCGTATTCCAATGGCGAATATGTCCAAGATCTGCTCACCCTCACTCCGGAGTACCAGTTCGAGGACTTCCTCTTCGGTTGCAGCCAAAGTTATAGCGACGATTTCGGTGCCACGGCCGGTGTATTAGGCCTAGGACAAGGAGACAATACCTTAATCTCCCGCATAGAACAAAACTTTTCCACTATCTTCTGCTACTGCATCCCTGGCAGCGAGAGCTCATCCGGGTACTTACTTTTTGGGTTTAATGCCCTTACTAATTGCCAAACAGACAATATCACACCTCTCATAATCGACCAATATAACCCATCTTATTATTTTGTCAACCTAGTTGGTATTGCCCTTGGGAATCAGACATTTAGCCTATCTTCAGAGTCTCCACCTCCTAGGACCATCATAGACTCGGGGACTACCTTCACTCGGTTGCCGCCCTCGATTTATGAGGCTGTTCGCGCAGAATTCGTCAAGTACATGTCGACCACCTACAGCGTTGCAAAGCCTCTGTCGACACTGGACACGTGCTATGATCTTCGGGGTCAGGAGAATGTGAAGTTGCCGAAGATGATCCTACAATTTGAGAATACCGACATTACGTTGGACTCGTCCGCCGTAGTTTGGCGAGAGAACGATGATGCGCAAGTTTGCTTGGCCTTCAAGCCGAACCCACCGAACTCGGAAAGGCAAGACCTGGTCATTATCGGCTACGTGCAGCAGCAGAACCTGAACATACTCTTCaacattcaagaaaaaaagttacattTTGGGACAGGTCGTTGTGGCAATTGA
- the LOC104453839 gene encoding cell wall integrity and stress response component 1, whose protein sequence is MESQKILPLLALVFSLLMIEKSMATRILLMNYPAPPPAHADNDHSRIGAVGSPLRQDNHWSGNGSGQGTVLVPPPSTKTTLSQKSTPNSSAKAVVVAPTNAKVDVSTAASPTSANASAHVTSSSNTSSTSVTDRGTVSTSSYESFSANSSSSSTFTKYP, encoded by the exons ATGGAGAGCCAGAAAATCCTTCCTCTTCTCGCGCTcgttttctctcttctcatgATTGAAAAATCGATGGCAACCCGAATTCTGCTCATGAATTATCCTGCTCCTCCTCCgg CACATGCAGACAATGACCACAGTAGGATCGGTGCGGTAGGGAGCCCGCTGCGTCAGGATAATCACTGGAGCGGCAACGGTTCGGGCCAGGGGACGGTCCTGGTGCCTCCACCTTCAACGAAGACCACACTCTCGCAAAAAAGCACGCCGAACTCGTCCGCGAAAGCCGTAGTGGTCGCCCCGACCAATGCTAAAGTCGATGTCTCGACTGCCGCCTCCCCTACAAGTGCGAATGCGAGTGCGCACGTCACCAGCAGCAGCAACACGTCAAGCACCAGCGTCACTGACAGAGGCACTGTCTCAACATCCAGCTACGAGAGCTTCAGTGcaaacagcagcagcagcagcacttTTACTAAATATCCTTGA